Sequence from the Ectothiorhodospira sp. BSL-9 genome:
GGCGATGACGATCACCACCGCCGTGACCAGGTTGATCATGAACTCGCCCACCGCCGCCTCCACCTCGCGGGGCTGGTTGGCAATGATGCCGAAGGACATTCCCACGGGCAGGCTGGGTTCGATCCGCGCCAGGCTCTCGCTGATCCGCTCCCCAAGATCCACCACATTCACACCCTGTGTGGGTACGATGCCGATGGCCAGGGCGTCCTGCCCATCATGGCGAAGCAGGGCCTGGGGCGGGTCCGAGAAGCCTCGGCGCACCTCGGCGAAATCGCGCAGATACACCAGGTTGCCGGTGGCCGGACTGCGGATGGAGAGACTGCGGATCTCCTCCAGGGACTCGAACACGCCACTGGCAAAGATGCGCACCTGCCGAGGGCCCATCTCCACGAACCCTGCCGGCTCCACCACGTTCTGTCGATTCAGGGCCTGCACCACCTGATGGGGGGTGAGGCCCATCTCGGCAATCTTCTCCCGGGAGGTCTCCACGAAGACCCGCTCCCCCTGCTGCCCGAACAGCTCCACCTTGGCCACGCCGGGCACCCGAAGCAGTTCCCGGCGCACGTTGTCGGTCACCCGGTCGAGCACGTCATAGCCGTAGCCCTCACCACTGAGGGCGATGAGCAAGGCGAAGACATCGCCGTAATCGTCGTCCACGAAGGGCCCTCGCACCCCATCCGGGAGCTCGCGGGCAGCCTCATTCACCTTGTGGCGCAGCTCATCCCAGATCTGCCGCAGTGATTCCGGATCGTGGCTCTCCTGAATGTCCACGAAGATCACCGACACCCCGTCCCGGCTATGGGACTGCACCTGATCCAGTTCGCCCAGCTGCTGGATCTTGAGTTCAATGCGCTCGGTCACCTCCTGCTCCACGCGCACCGCCCGGGCACCCGGGTATTCGGTGTAGACCACCGCCGTGCGCACGGTGAACTCCGGGTCCTCGAGCTGGCCCAGCTGGATGTAGCTGAAAATGCCCACGAACACGATCAGGGCCACCATGAAGCCCATCAGGCGGCCCCACTGGATGGCCCATACGGCGGCATTCATCGGCGTGCACCCCGCATCTCATCCTCGGTGAGCACCCGTACCGTCTGGCCCTCGCGCAGGTGCTGCACGCCGGCAGTGACCACCTGCTGACCGGCGCGCAGGTCACCCAGGACGCGCACCCCATCCCGCTCCAGCGGGCCCAGGCTCACCGGGCGGCGCGTCACCGTCTCGCCGGCCTCGTCCAGTACCCAGATGTGGGGCTGGCCATCGTGGTCGAATACCGCGGTCATGGGCACGTGGAAATAGCCCTGTTCGTCGGCCTCGGGCAATCCTGCCCGGAAATCCAGGCGGGCGGTCATGCCGGGCAGGATGCGCTGGTCCGGGTTGTCCACCACGATGCGTACCGGATAGGTCTGGGTGTCCTCGTCCACGTCCACCCCCACGGCCCGCACCCGGCCCGTGTAACGGCGGCCCAGGGCGGCGAAATGCACATCCACGGCGGTGAGCCGGTCCCGGTGCACCACCAGGGTCTCGGGCATGCCCACCCGCAATTCGATCTCATCCAGGTCATCCAGCACAAAGACCACCCGCTCCGGGCTGGCCTGCTCGTGGGGTTCGATGTTGCGGCGGGCCACATGGGCGTCGAAGGGTGCCCTCAACACCGTGTCCTCCAGAGCAGCCCGGGCGGTGGACAGGCCCTCGCGGGCCGCATCCCGCTGGCCCTGGGCCTGTCGGAAGGCGGAACGCAGACTATCGAAATCGGCGCGACTGATGGTTCCGTCGCGCACCAGATCCTGGCCGCGCCGGTAATTCACCTCGGCCTCCTCCAGTTGGCCTTCGGCAGCCTCCAGCTGGCCCTCCAGTTCACGCACCTTGAGGCGGTAATCCCGGTCATCCAGCCGAGCCAGCACATCATCCTTCATCACCCGGTCGCCCAGGTCGGCATGCACCAGGGCCACCTGGCCGGACACCCTGAAGGCCAGGGCCGTGCGCTCAGCGGCCTCGGCCCGGGCACTGAAGGTGCGGGAGGTCATGTCCTCGGGGGGCTCAAGGGTGAGGGCCAGGACCGGACGTTCGGGCGGATCCTCGCGCATCTCCGGGGGCTGGTCACAGGCACCGAGCAGCAAAGTGACGGCGAGCACCAGTAGCAGGAGCCCGATGGCCCCCCTGGGAGGCGTGGCGTGGTTGGGCATGGGTCGTTTCCTTTCTTGCTGCACCACAGTGTAACGAGGCATGGTGTTGTCAGGCCATCCTGGTCGTTGCGCCACCTTCGCGGCCGGGGGCCGCTCCCACAGGGAGCGTGTGGCCTTGCGGTAACGGGGCGCACATTTTTTCGGGATAGCTGATAATTCTCACTGACGCATTCATCAGAAAGCGCTAATGTGGGCATCATGAAGATAAATCGTTCAATACTGTTTGTGTGCCTGATGCCGGTGCTGGTGGCCGTGACCCTGCTGGGCTCCGGTTGCCGCCACGATCAGGGCGCGTCCATGCCAGACCGCACCCTGATCGTCCATGTTCAGAACCGCACCTCCGAGACCATCCCCAAAGTGGAGATCGGTTATGCCAATGTGGATACCCAGCAGACCACCACGCTCCTGCAACTGGAAGCAGGAAAGACCCGCACCATCGTGCTGAACCACGAACCTGGCCTGGGTTACAACGTGGAGGCCCATCTGGGGAATGGCAATGTGCTGGAGATCTGCGGGGGTCGCCATCGGGAGAGCCGGGTGATGCGCGAAGTGATCACTCAGGAGTCGATCCTGTCGGGGATTGGCAAGCCTTGAGGACTTGAGCCTGGATTCCAGGGATTATCGCTGAAGATCCACCAGGATTCGCCCGTGTACATCCCCCGCCAGCATGCGCTTGCTGGCTGATTCCAGACCCGCCAGCCCGATCTCCTCGGTGACGATGTCATCCAGGTGGGGAATGGCCCAGTCACTGGCCAGACGTGTCCAGACGGCCGCGCGGCGCTCCGTGGGATAGTTGCTGGAACTCACCCCAAGCAGGGAGACACCCCGCAGGATGAAGGGCATCACGGTGGTGCGCAGTTCCGCGCCGCCTGCCAGCCCGATGGTAACGATATTGCCCCACTCATCCACCGTGCGGGTGAGCCAGCCCAGGATCTCGCCGCCGACGGTATCCACCGCCCCCGCCCAGCGGGCCGTCTCCAATGGGCGCCAGCCCTGCGAGAGACCACGACGATCCATCGCCTTCACCGCGCCCAGGGACTTGAGCCAGTCATGCCGGCGGGTCTTGCCGGACAGGGCCACCACCTCGTAGCCCTGGGCGGCCAGCAGGCTCACGGCAAGGGAACCCACGCCGCCACTGGCCCCCGTGACCAGGATGGGCCCCATGCCCGGGTCCTGATCGTTGGCGCGCAGGCGCTGCAGGGCCAGGGCGGCGGTGAAGCCGGCGGTGCCCAGGATCATGGATTGCCGAAGGTCCAGCCCCTTGGGCATGGGCACCACCCAGTCGGCGGGCACGCGGATGCGACCGGCAAAGCCGCCATGGTGGATCTCGCCCAGGCCACAACCGGTGACCAGCACGGGATCTCCGGCCTTGAAACCGCTGTCCTCGGCGGCACAGAGCACCTCACCGGCAGCATCAATGCCACCCACAAGGGGCGAGCGCCGCAGTACCCGACCGCTGCCGGTGATGCCCAGGGCGTCCTTGTAGTTGAGCGAGGAGTAACGGACCGCCACCTCCACGGCCCCATCCATCAGCTCCGACGGTTCCATGTCCGTGAGTCTGACACGATGGGATCCAAGGACCTCGTCACGGATCAGCAGGGCTGGGAAGGTGGAGGTCATCACGCTCAGAACCGGTAGCGCACGGCGGCGGCCAGGATGTGGACGTGGCCTTCGGTGGTGCCGGTGAGGTCGACGGTCGCGAATGTGTCTCCATTCGGAGCCTCAAACTTCCGCTCCAGTTCAAGCGATTCCTTGGAGATATCGATGTACGTATAGGCCACATCAAAGCCCCAGTTCGGCCCCTGCTCGTAACTGGCACCCAGCGAGTACCACGTACGGTCACCATCCGGCGTGCGGGTGGTGCGGTAGCCATCCTGGGTAGGCGTCCGGTCATACTGCAAACCGCCCCGCAGGGTCCACCGATCGTCCAGTTGGTATTCCGCCCCGACCGACAGGGCCCAGCTGTCCTTGTAGTTCTGCTCGACAACGTTGTCTTCCCGACCGTCGTTGAAGCGAACACGGATTTCGTCGAAGTTGGACCATTGGAACCATTTGTACTGGGCCATCAGGGTCCAGCGATCATTCAACTGGTGATGCGCGCCCAATGCCACCATATCCGGCAGGTGCAGATCGGCCTTGCCGTCCAGGGTTTCTTGCTGGCCTGTGATGGGTCGAGTGATCTTGGCCTTCCCATCCAGAGTGTGTTTCACGCCTTGGCGATAGTGCAGGCCCAGGCGGGTTGCTTCGGTCACCTGCCACATGGCACCCAGGTTAAAACCCACATCCCAGCTATCCGCATCGAGTTGCTGCTCTCCATCACTTTCGAGACTGAGCGCAGGGGGCGTGGAGGGTAAAGCACCCGGAGCGGGTATCGCATTCTTGAGCGTCGCATCTGCATACTGAATATCGATCCCGCCACCAATGGAGAGTCGCTCATTGACCCGGTAAGCCAGGCTCGGTTGAATATTGATGACCTTGAGATCCGTTTCGGTGGAATCATAGCGGGCCCAGAAATCATCGTCATAATGATTGGCGAGACCGAACGGGGCGGTGATTCCCAGCCCAAACCATGTCTGCTCGTTGAGGGGGCGGGCGTAGAACAGATTTGGGACGGGTGTAGGATCATAAGGGTTGCCACCGGAACCACCACCCACAGTATCATTAGTATATTCAGTACCAACTACTGGGACACCCGTTTCGGGATTGACCAATCCGATACCTGAAGCAGTCGATCCACGATTCTTGGCATCCGCGTTCGGAATCAACAAGTGGACACCGGCCTGAAATTCAGGCCCAGGCAGGAACACCATCCCCGCCGGGTTGAAGAAGATGGTGCTGGAGTCCCGAGCCACCGCCGCCTCACCGGCGAAGGCGCGGCCCAGGCCGCTGACGCTCTGTTCCTGGATGTAGAAGCCCGCCGCCTTGACCGGTGAATGCCACAGGGCGGCTCCGGACAGGGCCAGCGCGCCAGCCACGGCGCAGGACAGGGCGTTGCGAGACTGAATGAAAGGCATGTATCCCCCTTGGGTGATTCTTTTATGGTTTTTATAGGTTCGGCAACTGATCAGCGCTTGCTGTGGGCCTCGTACATGGCCTCGATCTGCTTGCTGTAGCGCTCCAGAATCAGGGCGCGCTTGAGCTTCATGGTGGGCGTGAGCAGACCGTTGTCCACGTCCCAGGGCTCCAGGGTGGGCGTGAGGCGGCGTACCTGGGCGTAGCCATGGAACTCGGTCAACTGCTTGCCGGCGCGCTCCAGCAGGGCCTTTTCCACCTTGCGGCTGTAAAGATCCTCACTGCTGTCCGGATCCACCTCCAGTTCCTCGGCCAGCTTTTTCCACTCATCCGGGCTGAGCACCACCAGGGCGGTGAGATAGGGCTTGCCCTCCCCCAGCACCATGGCCTGCTCAAAGATCGGATCCAGGGTGATGGCCATCTCCATATCCGCCGGGGGCACCTTCTCGCCGTTGCCCAGCACCAGGATCTCCTTGATGCGACCGATGATGAAGATATGCCCCTGCTCATCGATGCGGGCCTTGTCGCCACTGTGCAGCCAGCCATCCTTGTCGATGGTGTCGGCGGTGGCCTGCTCATTATTCCAGTAGCCCTGCATCACCGAGGGGCCACGCACCAGCAATTCCTCATCCTTGCCGATGCTCACCTCCACGCCGGGCAGTGCACAGCCCACACTGGCGGGCACGTTATCGTCGGGCCGGTTGACGGCCACCACCGGACTGGCCTCGGTCATGCCAAAGCCATGGAACACAGGCAGCCCCAGGCCGATGAAGAACCGGGCGATGGGGGGTGGCAGCGGCGCGCCGCCGCAGACGGCATAACGCAGACGCCCGCCCAGGCGCTCGGTCACCTTGCCGGCAACGATCTTTTTCAGCAGCGGCCATAACAGCAGCTTGGGATGCCAGCCGGCGCGGCCCTGCTCATGCTCGAAGCGGTGCCAACCCACGGAAACGGTGGTGTGGAACAGGAAGCGGGCGAAGCCGGACTTCTCCTCCAGGCCCGCGGTGATGCGCCCGTAGATGCGCTCGTAGATGCGCGGTACGGAGATGAGCACGGTGGGGCGCAGGTTCATCAGGTCCTCCGCCAGGCCCTGCACCGAGCGGGCGAAGGCCACCTGGGCACCCACCATCATGGGCATGTAGCAGCCACCGGTGCGCTCCAGGGTGTGGGACAGGGGCAGGAAGGAGAGAAACAGATCCTCCCCCCCCATGGGGGCACACTGCTGGGCCGCATAGGCGTTTTGCAGGATATTCTGGTGGGTGAGCATCACCCCCTTGGATCGACCGGTGGTGCCCGAGGTATACACCACGGTGGCCAGGGAGCCGGGATCCACATCACGGGTAATCAGTTCATGATCGCCCTCGGGGGCCCATTCATCCAGGGACTTGAGGCGCGGGTCCTCGGGGAATTCTGCCGGGTCCACTGCTTGCACGGTGACGATGCGATTGACCGTGTCCAGTCGCTCGCGGACCTCCTGGAGGCGCTTCCATTGCTGACGACCGCCCAGCAGCAACAGCTTGGCTCCGGCATCCTTGAGGATATAGGCGATGTTGTCCGGCCGGTCGTCGGTGTATAGCGGCACCGTGATCAGGCCAAGGCCCAGGCAGGCCTGGTCGAAGATCACCCATTCCTGGCAATTGCGCAGCATGACCGCGACGCGGTCGCCCGGAGAAAAGTCTTCCTTTTGCAGTGCCGCCTGCCAGCGGGCCACCTGCTCACCCACCTCCCGCCAGGTGCGCGACACCCATTCGGAAGTGGCCTGATCATACTGTTTGTAAGCCACCGCATCGGGGCTTCGCTTGACTCGCTCCCTGAACAGTCCGGCCAGGGTCCTCGCCTCCCCTGGCGTGACCACGTGATTGGGCTCGCCCATGTTGACTCCTCTGCTTTCGGGGTACTTTGCCCCGGGTTCTTGCCCTTGAGGGGACCCCGCCCGGCGGCGTATCGTCGCCAGCTGAGCATGATTTCCCCGAGTTTCGCCTGAATATATCGCGACTGCCCAGTATAATCACGGGATGGGCCGTTTTTGGTGTGCTGCGTCAGTTCAACGCGCTGGCGGCCCACAGGCGGGCCCGCAAACCCCAGGCGGTGGCAAAGCCGCGCTGGCGAAAGCGCACCTCGCCATCGGCATCCACCACGAAGGTGGCCGGCACCGCTCCCACGCCGAACCGGGCGGACAGTGCGCCGGTCTCGTCCACCAGCACCGGATGGGTATAGTCGTTCTCGTGCATGTATTCCCGCAGCGCCTGGGCATCACCGGACTGCATGGCCACGGTGAGCACAGGCCAGTCCTGGCTGATGGACTCGATGGCCGGCTGCTCAACCCGGCAGATGCCGCACCAGGTGGCCCAGAAATGCACCAGCACCGGCTGGCCCTGGTAGTCCGACAGGCTCACCGGTGAGCCGTCCAGCAGCAGGCCCTGCAGCGGCGGCGCCTCGCCGGAGACCATGTCCCGCTGCAGCCAGGCCTTGATGGCCAGAAACACCAGCAGGATGATGATCAGCTCCAGTCCGCGGCGCAGCCAGCGCCGTCGTCCGGTATGCTTGGGAGTGTCACTCATGGGTTGGAGATGGGCGCCTGCCGCGCAAGTGAAGGGTTTATCGAACGCCATGGGAAGAACATGACGGGTTGATACCGGTCAAAACCATTATCAACAGGCTCAAGGCCTGCCCGCAAGCCAACGGGGACTCAAGATTCATGACCACAGCCACCGTACAACCGCTGCACCACTTCAAGGTTCCGGAAACCGCCTGGGTGGAGCGGCAGATGCCTCACTACACGGGCGCCGAGCGCGAACGGGTGATCGAGCGCATCAAGACCCTGCTCAAGGAGCAGGAGGCCACCCTCGTGGCCCACTATTATGTGCATGAGGATCTGCAAATGCTCGCCGAGCAGACCGGCGGTTGCGTGTCCGACTCCCTGGACATGGCCCGTTTCGGCAAGGAACACCCGGCCTCCACCCTGGTGGTGGCGGGCGTGCGCTTCATGGGGGAGACAGCCAAGATCCTCAGCCCTGAAAAAAGGGTGATCATGCCCACCCTGGAGGCGGAGTGCTCCCTGGACCTGGGCTGCCCGGCAGATGAATTCATCGCCTTTTGCGATCAGCATCCGGACCGCACCGTGGTGGTGTATGCCAACACCTCTGCCGAGGTGAAGGCGCGCGCCGATTATGTGGCCACCTCCAGCATCGCGGTGAAGCTGGTGGAGCACCTCAAGAACGAGGGCAAGAAGATCCTCTGGGCCCCCGACCGTCACCTGGGGGCCTACATCCAGAAGACCACCGGTGCCGACATGGTGCTTTGGGATGCCACCTGCGTGGTGCACGATGAGTTCCGCACCCGGGCCCTGGTGGACCTGAAACAGGAGCATCCGGATGCTGCCGTGCTGGTGCACCCGGAGTCCCCCGCCGGGGTGATCGAACTGGCCGATGCGGTGGGCTCCACCTCACAGTTGATCAAGGCGGCCCGGGAACTGCCCCATGAGACCTTGATCGTGGCCACCGACAGCGGCATCTTCTACAAGATGCGACAGGCGGCACCGCACAAGACCTTCCTGGAGGCGCCCACCGGCGGGCATAGCGCCACCTGTCGCAGCTGCGCCCATTGCCCGTGGATGGCCATGAACGGCCTGGGCAATCTGCTGGAGGTGCTGGAAACGGGTGGCAACGAGATCCACGTGGACGAAACCGTGCGCCAGGGGGCGCTGCGCTCGACCCAGCGCATGCTGGACTTCGCCAGCAGCCAGCACACGCCGGTGCTGGGACGTGGGGACGCCTGATCCCATGGCGCTGGCGGATCGCTGCCTGGTCGCGCGCTCATGAGCAGCAAGGCGGGACCGCAGCCCGTCATCCCCATGGCGGTGTTCCGCAAGATGGTGGCTCAACTGCCGGCGGAGCAGCTGTCCCGCCTGCCGCCAGAGAAGCTGCCGGAGAACATCCCCCTGGATCTGGTGGACGAGGCGCCTTACTACTCCCGTCGTGCAGTGGAAGGCCTGATCCTGTCGGCCAATGCCTATCATCTGGAGCGGCGGCTGAACATCCAGGATCAGTACGGCCCGGAGGTGATGGGCGCCCTGGACAAGTCACAGGTGGTGGGCAACACCGCCAATGTGAAGATCTTCTGGCAAAAGCTGGAGGATCTGCGACAGATGTACGAGCAATGGCGCAAGGA
This genomic interval carries:
- a CDS encoding acryloyl-CoA reductase; this translates as MTSTFPALLIRDEVLGSHRVRLTDMEPSELMDGAVEVAVRYSSLNYKDALGITGSGRVLRRSPLVGGIDAAGEVLCAAEDSGFKAGDPVLVTGCGLGEIHHGGFAGRIRVPADWVVPMPKGLDLRQSMILGTAGFTAALALQRLRANDQDPGMGPILVTGASGGVGSLAVSLLAAQGYEVVALSGKTRRHDWLKSLGAVKAMDRRGLSQGWRPLETARWAGAVDTVGGEILGWLTRTVDEWGNIVTIGLAGGAELRTTVMPFILRGVSLLGVSSSNYPTERRAAVWTRLASDWAIPHLDDIVTEEIGLAGLESASKRMLAGDVHGRILVDLQR
- a CDS encoding efflux RND transporter periplasmic adaptor subunit, which produces MPNHATPPRGAIGLLLLVLAVTLLLGACDQPPEMREDPPERPVLALTLEPPEDMTSRTFSARAEAAERTALAFRVSGQVALVHADLGDRVMKDDVLARLDDRDYRLKVRELEGQLEAAEGQLEEAEVNYRRGQDLVRDGTISRADFDSLRSAFRQAQGQRDAAREGLSTARAALEDTVLRAPFDAHVARRNIEPHEQASPERVVFVLDDLDEIELRVGMPETLVVHRDRLTAVDVHFAALGRRYTGRVRAVGVDVDEDTQTYPVRIVVDNPDQRILPGMTARLDFRAGLPEADEQGYFHVPMTAVFDHDGQPHIWVLDEAGETVTRRPVSLGPLERDGVRVLGDLRAGQQVVTAGVQHLREGQTVRVLTEDEMRGARR
- a CDS encoding long-chain fatty acid--CoA ligase, giving the protein MGEPNHVVTPGEARTLAGLFRERVKRSPDAVAYKQYDQATSEWVSRTWREVGEQVARWQAALQKEDFSPGDRVAVMLRNCQEWVIFDQACLGLGLITVPLYTDDRPDNIAYILKDAGAKLLLLGGRQQWKRLQEVRERLDTVNRIVTVQAVDPAEFPEDPRLKSLDEWAPEGDHELITRDVDPGSLATVVYTSGTTGRSKGVMLTHQNILQNAYAAQQCAPMGGEDLFLSFLPLSHTLERTGGCYMPMMVGAQVAFARSVQGLAEDLMNLRPTVLISVPRIYERIYGRITAGLEEKSGFARFLFHTTVSVGWHRFEHEQGRAGWHPKLLLWPLLKKIVAGKVTERLGGRLRYAVCGGAPLPPPIARFFIGLGLPVFHGFGMTEASPVVAVNRPDDNVPASVGCALPGVEVSIGKDEELLVRGPSVMQGYWNNEQATADTIDKDGWLHSGDKARIDEQGHIFIIGRIKEILVLGNGEKVPPADMEMAITLDPIFEQAMVLGEGKPYLTALVVLSPDEWKKLAEELEVDPDSSEDLYSRKVEKALLERAGKQLTEFHGYAQVRRLTPTLEPWDVDNGLLTPTMKLKRALILERYSKQIEAMYEAHSKR
- a CDS encoding OmpP1/FadL family transporter, producing MPFIQSRNALSCAVAGALALSGAALWHSPVKAAGFYIQEQSVSGLGRAFAGEAAVARDSSTIFFNPAGMVFLPGPEFQAGVHLLIPNADAKNRGSTASGIGLVNPETGVPVVGTEYTNDTVGGGSGGNPYDPTPVPNLFYARPLNEQTWFGLGITAPFGLANHYDDDFWARYDSTETDLKVINIQPSLAYRVNERLSIGGGIDIQYADATLKNAIPAPGALPSTPPALSLESDGEQQLDADSWDVGFNLGAMWQVTEATRLGLHYRQGVKHTLDGKAKITRPITGQQETLDGKADLHLPDMVALGAHHQLNDRWTLMAQYKWFQWSNFDEIRVRFNDGREDNVVEQNYKDSWALSVGAEYQLDDRWTLRGGLQYDRTPTQDGYRTTRTPDGDRTWYSLGASYEQGPNWGFDVAYTYIDISKESLELERKFEAPNGDTFATVDLTGTTEGHVHILAAAVRYRF
- the nadA gene encoding quinolinate synthase NadA; protein product: MTTATVQPLHHFKVPETAWVERQMPHYTGAERERVIERIKTLLKEQEATLVAHYYVHEDLQMLAEQTGGCVSDSLDMARFGKEHPASTLVVAGVRFMGETAKILSPEKRVIMPTLEAECSLDLGCPADEFIAFCDQHPDRTVVVYANTSAEVKARADYVATSSIAVKLVEHLKNEGKKILWAPDRHLGAYIQKTTGADMVLWDATCVVHDEFRTRALVDLKQEHPDAAVLVHPESPAGVIELADAVGSTSQLIKAARELPHETLIVATDSGIFYKMRQAAPHKTFLEAPTGGHSATCRSCAHCPWMAMNGLGNLLEVLETGGNEIHVDETVRQGALRSTQRMLDFASSQHTPVLGRGDA
- a CDS encoding protein disulfide oxidoreductase, yielding MSDTPKHTGRRRWLRRGLELIIILLVFLAIKAWLQRDMVSGEAPPLQGLLLDGSPVSLSDYQGQPVLVHFWATWCGICRVEQPAIESISQDWPVLTVAMQSGDAQALREYMHENDYTHPVLVDETGALSARFGVGAVPATFVVDADGEVRFRQRGFATAWGLRARLWAASALN